One Segatella copri genomic window carries:
- a CDS encoding ATP-binding protein, giving the protein MAEYIQRNIDSELTAWKEDSMRKPLLLRGARQVGKSSAVKNFGRQFKYFAEVNFERNKAIKTFFQGDIDVRLIAEKISSYINVPIEAGKTLLFLDEIQECPEAIMALRFFKEDYPELHVIAAGSLLEFTLQELPTFGVGRIHSLFMYPMTFDEFLHANHEEGLIRIRNEAYRNLSIEQPFHDKLVEYFRTYLLVGGMPESVLAWTKTHDFNRCRNIQEDIILTYEDDFSKYKKRVNPDLLRTTMRGICHQAGEKLTYRQISADYQSSQIREALRLLTLAGIVTPVVATSGNGIPLDAEADEKSMKVLFLDPGLLLAVLQLEGDLSQQLIELILAGTPQELVNKGGLTEMVAGLEMMRYKPCIQRQKMFYWEKKGKSVAEIDYLEIHNMKITPIEIKSGTQGGMKSLWLFMREKKLTEAFRCSLENFGAFDYIDNQADGAVRHVTILPLYALSLLRSRS; this is encoded by the coding sequence ATGGCAGAATACATACAAAGAAACATAGATTCAGAACTCACCGCATGGAAAGAAGATTCCATGCGGAAACCTCTGTTGCTTCGTGGGGCCAGACAGGTTGGAAAATCTTCTGCAGTGAAAAATTTCGGAAGACAATTCAAGTATTTCGCTGAAGTGAACTTCGAACGCAACAAGGCAATAAAAACATTCTTTCAGGGGGATATAGACGTGCGATTGATTGCTGAAAAAATCAGCAGTTATATCAATGTCCCTATAGAAGCAGGCAAGACGCTCCTCTTCCTCGACGAAATCCAGGAATGCCCGGAAGCTATCATGGCACTACGATTTTTCAAGGAAGATTATCCGGAACTACATGTCATTGCAGCAGGATCTCTTCTGGAATTTACGCTTCAGGAACTCCCTACTTTTGGAGTAGGAAGAATTCATTCTCTCTTCATGTATCCAATGACTTTCGATGAATTCCTGCATGCTAACCACGAAGAAGGTCTCATCCGTATCCGAAATGAAGCATACAGGAATCTTTCTATAGAACAACCCTTCCATGACAAACTCGTGGAATACTTCCGCACCTACCTGCTTGTTGGAGGCATGCCGGAATCTGTACTTGCATGGACCAAGACGCACGATTTCAACCGATGCAGAAACATCCAGGAAGATATCATACTAACATACGAAGACGATTTCAGCAAGTATAAAAAGAGAGTCAACCCAGACTTGCTGCGCACGACGATGCGTGGCATCTGCCACCAGGCTGGAGAGAAGCTGACATACAGGCAAATATCAGCAGACTATCAGAGTTCACAAATCAGAGAAGCTCTGCGCCTACTGACACTTGCAGGAATCGTAACTCCTGTTGTAGCAACCTCGGGCAATGGCATTCCGCTGGATGCGGAAGCCGACGAGAAAAGCATGAAGGTTCTCTTCCTGGACCCAGGATTACTGTTAGCCGTGCTTCAACTGGAAGGTGACTTGTCTCAGCAACTCATAGAGCTTATTTTAGCCGGCACCCCACAGGAACTTGTCAATAAGGGCGGTCTTACAGAAATGGTTGCAGGACTCGAGATGATGCGCTACAAACCATGCATCCAACGCCAGAAGATGTTCTATTGGGAAAAGAAGGGGAAGAGCGTAGCAGAGATAGACTATCTGGAAATCCACAACATGAAGATTACCCCTATCGAAATCAAATCGGGAACACAAGGCGGCATGAAGAGTCTCTGGCTATTCATGAGAGAGAAAAAGCTCACCGAAGCCTTCCGCTGTTCTCTTGAGAATTTCGGCGCATTCGATTACATTGACAATCAAGCCGATGGCGCTGTAAGGCACGTTACCATACTGCCACTCTACGCATTATCCCTATTAAGAAGCCGTTCTTGA
- a CDS encoding ATP-binding protein has product MTYYKRNIDKKLMEWKASQRRKPLLIRGARQVGKSSAVRHLGKEFKYFVEINLESQPSIRGLFSKDIDVHRTCEGISATTGIPVIPGETLLFIDEIQVSQEAIMSLRYFKEDYPELHVIAAGSLLEFTLEELPSFGVGRIRSLYMYPFSFDEFLMAQGLDTTVSYKQQASPSSPLPEGRNVLLAEFVKRNQC; this is encoded by the coding sequence ATGACATATTACAAGCGAAATATAGATAAAAAACTCATGGAGTGGAAGGCTTCTCAAAGAAGAAAGCCGCTGCTGATACGTGGAGCCAGACAAGTAGGAAAATCTTCTGCTGTGCGCCACTTGGGTAAAGAATTTAAGTACTTTGTAGAAATCAATCTGGAGAGTCAGCCATCCATAAGAGGACTCTTTTCAAAGGATATTGATGTGCATAGAACGTGCGAAGGTATAAGTGCCACTACCGGCATTCCTGTAATACCTGGTGAGACACTGCTCTTCATAGACGAAATACAAGTTAGCCAGGAAGCAATCATGTCGCTCCGTTATTTCAAAGAGGATTATCCGGAACTGCATGTCATCGCTGCTGGCTCTTTGTTGGAATTTACCTTAGAGGAACTGCCTTCCTTTGGGGTTGGGAGAATACGCTCACTCTACATGTATCCATTTTCCTTTGATGAATTTCTCATGGCACAGGGACTGGATACCACGGTAAGTTACAAGCAGCAGGCTTCGCCCTCATCTCCGCTTCCAGAAGGCAGAAATGTATTATTGGCAGAATTTGTCAAGAGGAACCAATGCTGA
- a CDS encoding smalltalk protein, protein MNLNDVPNRKISWTSVLYAVLQALIAALTALGVSSCAQCLKY, encoded by the coding sequence ATGAATTTAAATGATGTTCCCAACAGGAAGATTTCCTGGACCAGTGTTCTCTATGCCGTGCTGCAGGCATTGATTGCAGCTCTCACGGCCTTGGGTGTCAGCTCGTGTGCCCAATGTCTCAAGTACTAA
- a CDS encoding N-acetylmuramoyl-L-alanine amidase, whose amino-acid sequence MTKDQFPMTIGGEMVRNERTLLARVEDGRYMMSPESVKYLVLHCSATRCNRNYPVEQLRCDHLARGFRDIGYHFYVRKDGSCTQHRFLLEVGAHARPYNRCSIGICYEGGLDEKGRPSNTLTPEQYSRIRELLAVLKGLFPKAEIVGHRDLPGTTPKDCPCLEAKEIFGT is encoded by the coding sequence ATGACTAAAGATCAGTTTCCTATGACGATTGGTGGGGAGATGGTCCGCAATGAGCGGACTCTCCTCGCCAGAGTGGAGGACGGGCGATATATGATGTCGCCAGAGTCTGTGAAGTATCTCGTGCTGCATTGTTCTGCCACGAGATGCAACCGGAATTATCCGGTGGAGCAGTTGCGATGCGACCATCTGGCACGCGGTTTCCGTGACATCGGCTACCACTTTTATGTGCGAAAGGACGGCAGCTGCACGCAACACCGTTTCCTGCTGGAGGTTGGTGCCCATGCCCGCCCCTACAACCGCTGCTCGATAGGTATCTGCTACGAGGGCGGTCTGGACGAGAAAGGCAGACCTTCCAACACGCTGACTCCGGAGCAGTATTCCAGAATCCGTGAACTGCTTGCTGTCCTGAAGGGGCTTTTTCCGAAAGCCGAGATTGTGGGTCATCGGGATTTGCCGGGTACGACTCCCAAGGATTGTCCTTGCCTGGAGGCGAAAGAGATTTTTGGGACGTAG
- a CDS encoding HU family DNA-binding protein, whose amino-acid sequence MSKSYKISKTVVHMGPKKGKTLYSVRPYSYGTLTTEEVAKQISMESTATPADVKAVLDRYAYYVKENLKKGYDIELLGFGKLYLRFITSGAVENEKNANAKLVKSLIPSFRPAYSLLKNGSRVYNLVPDNIELVNYDDEKKEKTPGDSDGGGSTGENKNPDSGDNTQGAGGSGTTGGTTGGTDQGGGSDGDSSDVVI is encoded by the coding sequence ATGAGTAAGAGTTACAAAATTTCAAAGACAGTGGTCCACATGGGACCTAAGAAGGGTAAGACACTCTACAGCGTTCGCCCTTACAGTTATGGTACTTTGACCACCGAAGAGGTTGCTAAGCAGATCTCTATGGAGTCTACCGCTACTCCTGCCGACGTAAAGGCTGTGCTCGACCGCTATGCCTACTATGTGAAAGAGAACCTGAAGAAGGGTTACGACATCGAGCTGCTCGGCTTCGGCAAGCTTTACCTCCGCTTCATCACCAGCGGTGCCGTGGAGAACGAGAAGAATGCCAACGCCAAGCTCGTGAAGAGCCTCATCCCTTCCTTCCGTCCTGCGTATAGCCTGCTGAAGAACGGAAGCCGTGTCTATAACCTGGTTCCTGACAACATCGAACTCGTGAATTACGATGACGAGAAGAAGGAGAAGACACCTGGTGATTCCGACGGCGGCGGTTCTACCGGCGAGAACAAGAATCCTGACTCGGGCGATAACACCCAGGGCGCAGGCGGTTCGGGTACTACGGGCGGAACAACGGGCGGTACTGACCAGGGTGGCGGCAGCGATGGTGATTCTTCTGACGTAGTAATCTAA
- a CDS encoding ATP-binding protein: protein MIENKLYEYMAELLKRTPLDFIRYKYDEINWNGRLIGIVGPRGVGKSTMILQRIRLSKEGHHLYVSADNIYFSNHSLIDFADEFIKEGGTHLYIDEIHKYAGWSRELKQIYDMHPSLNLIFTGSSVLDIKKGEADLSRRALMYMMQGLSFREYLQLFEGIKTRVFSLDEMLNHQVEIPGVEHPLPFFRAYLDHGYYPFAIEGDFTQRMLQVIDQTVEVDIPQYADMKASTARKLKRMLVILSGLAPYKPSVENLATEIGVSKNNVPDYLVYLERAGMIGLLRDDTSGMRNLGKVEKVYVDNPSLMSVLTPNPNIGNIRETFFYNQMREKQDVTSSRVSDFTIGDYTFEIGGRKKGKKQIEDVKNGRIVKDDIEMGHGIIIPLWYFGMNY, encoded by the coding sequence ATGATAGAAAATAAACTATATGAATATATGGCGGAGCTGCTGAAACGTACTCCGCTTGATTTCATCAGATATAAATATGATGAAATCAACTGGAATGGACGGCTAATAGGTATCGTGGGACCGCGAGGCGTTGGAAAATCCACCATGATACTTCAGCGCATCAGGCTATCCAAGGAAGGCCATCACCTGTATGTGTCGGCCGACAATATCTATTTTTCAAATCATTCCCTGATTGACTTCGCCGACGAGTTTATCAAGGAGGGTGGTACACATCTTTATATAGATGAAATTCACAAGTATGCCGGCTGGAGCAGAGAACTGAAGCAAATTTACGACATGCATCCATCCCTGAACCTTATCTTTACTGGTTCATCGGTATTGGACATCAAGAAGGGAGAAGCTGATCTGAGCCGCCGTGCACTGATGTATATGATGCAAGGCTTGTCGTTCAGGGAATACCTGCAACTTTTTGAAGGCATCAAGACCAGAGTTTTCAGTCTCGACGAAATGCTCAATCACCAGGTAGAGATTCCTGGAGTGGAACATCCATTGCCATTTTTCAGAGCGTACCTCGACCATGGCTATTACCCATTTGCCATAGAGGGAGATTTTACGCAGAGAATGCTGCAGGTGATAGACCAGACGGTAGAAGTTGACATTCCGCAATATGCCGATATGAAAGCCTCAACAGCACGCAAGCTAAAGCGTATGCTCGTTATTCTTTCCGGGTTGGCTCCCTACAAGCCAAGCGTAGAGAACCTTGCCACGGAAATCGGGGTGAGCAAGAACAACGTGCCTGATTATCTCGTCTATCTGGAACGTGCCGGAATGATAGGTCTGCTCAGAGATGATACTTCGGGAATGCGCAATCTTGGAAAGGTAGAAAAAGTATATGTTGATAATCCAAGCCTGATGTCTGTGCTCACCCCTAATCCCAATATTGGAAACATAAGGGAAACATTCTTCTACAATCAGATGAGAGAAAAGCAGGATGTTACTTCCTCCAGGGTTTCCGACTTTACCATTGGTGACTATACCTTTGAGATTGGCGGAAGGAAGAAAGGTAAAAAGCAGATTGAGGATGTAAAAAACGGACGTATCGTAAAAGACGATATCGAGATGGGGCATGGAATCATCATCCCTCTCTGGTACTTCGGAATGAATTATTAA